GATTCCCTTCTTTTCCGCCACTATATTTGCAACAGGTCGAATTGTATAAGTCACTGCTCCTGTATTTTTGTCCTGGCTGAAAATAGTATGGATCACAAAGTCCCGATCGTTCACCGGCCAAGGTGCCCCGTTCTGGATATAAATATACTTTTCTCTTGTGTTCAAAACTTTCACAGCTTCTGCATGCTTACAATCTTTGAACCAACTTACGTAATTCGGATTGTCTTCCATGAGAGAGATCACAGTGTTTAGATCCGCTTTGAGTTTTGTTTTTCCACGGAATTCTTTGAAATCCGAACCTTCTACAGCTCTGGTATGGACTGTGATCCCGTTTTTCTCCTTCTCCAGATCCCAAGAAAATATTTGCATGGGGATCAATAGAAAAGCGATAAAATAGAAATGTTTCATTAGAATACAACCTCTCGGAGAATGACTTCGAATTGAAGCTATGATCTAACCGGATCTTAGATCAGATCAACCGTAAAATTGGACCGACCTTTTCTGCAGTGGGAAATATTAATCAAAATCTAAGGAGCTGGGTTCTCTTTTGTATTTAAGGGGTTTTTGTAGGTATTTGATAAGAAGGACCTTATTTCCTTTTTCGTTAAATTTTACCACGTCGAAAACTTTTCGGGTCATCATGATCCCACGTCCATGGGTATAACTCTCCTCGTTCAGTTTTTCTCCGTCCAAATTTAAGATCTTCTTAAAATCGAAACCGTCTCCTTCGTCTTCTATCTCGAAACCGATCCTTTTGGAATTTAAAGAATACGCAACCTTTACATTCCTTGCCCCGTAAAAAGCCTCTCTTTGTCTTTTTTGGATGAACTCCATGTAATTTCCGGATTTCATAGCTTCCGTTTTTTCATCAAAGCTGATACCGAGATTCCCATGTTCGATCGCATTGATCAAAACTTCTCTGAGGCAAGTACGGATCGCAGTGATCACTTCCGATCCTGCAAATTGGCTCAGATTAGAAGTGAGTTGCCTACTCAAGATATCCGCATTTCTTAGATAATTGTTCACAGTGAAATGCATACTTTCCGAGACCAAAAAGCGGGAAAGAATATCCTCAGAGATCTCTGAGACCTTACCTAATACCTTTCTTCCCGCCTCGCTCTCAAAGGATTGGAGACGGATCTTTACAGGTTTAGGTTCCATTACATATTTCTGTTTGAACTCCGAATGGAATTCTACGGTCTTTCTGGTCCTTAAATGTTCCTCTAGTTTTTCCTTGGCAAGAAGAAGTACGATAGAACCTTCCTGAGTATCCAGAGTATAGATCAGATCTAAGAAATTTTTACCTTCCACTTCTAGAGGTTTATAACCTGTAAGCCTGGAAAGAGTGCGGTTTGCATCTTTGATATTTCCCTCTTGGTCCAATGTAAGAAGAAGTTCTTCTGCTCCTTCAAACAAATTCCTAAATCTTAGTTCCGATTGTTCGATTGCCTGCTTTGCCTCGTTCAGATCTTCTACCTTGGAAGAAAGATCCTTGGACAGATCGTTCACACGATCGGCTAATGACAAAGCCAAAAGAAGAATATGCATTGCAGTTCCGATCTCCACTCCCCAATACGCCAAAGAGATTGTATGAGGAATGATCCCGGAAAATCTCAGAGTAAATACGAATGCCCCTGTAACGAGTGCAAGCCAGGCGCCTAAAAAGAAAAGTGTAGGCCTTAGATTTCTGGAAAATCCTTGGAAGCCGAGATACAAGATCGCGACCAAAGTGATCGTAGAAAGGAATATATAAAGCGCCAATGCAAAGCCGAACGGAAGAAAATATCCGACAACTGTAAGTATATAAGATAATATTGATATTCCCTTAAGGACCTTATTAGAATTCGAATAATGATTAGGAGCATCGAAGTAGAGTCTGATAAAATCAGCTGTTGTCCCAGAAACCAAAAATGTAAAAGAAGTGATGATATGACTTGCCCAAACCACCGAGTTCGGCCAGAAAAATTGAAACGAATATCCGTGAAGAGACCATTGGGCCAAAACCCCAGAGCCGACATATCCGAAAAATGCTAGGTATGTTTTTTCCTTAGTAGATAAGAACAGAAATAGATTATATAATGCCATGACCAAAAGAGATCCGAAATAGATCCCAAGTAATATTTGCTCATGGCTTATATTGGAAAAAAAGTCCTGAGACTTATATGCGAACACAGCAAAGTTAACCGAACTTTTGGTCTGGATCCTGAGATAAACTGTGTCCTTCTCCCCTGCCTTTAATTCCAAAGGAAAACTGGGAAATCTATATTGGATCGGCCTTTCTTCAAAAGGAATCCTGTCTCCTCCCCGAAAAAAAACCTTGTCCCCTTTGGAGGCAAGATACAATTCTGCCTTGTCCAACTGGCTATAATGGATCTCCAAAATCCAGGAAATGGAATGAGAAGATTTATTTTCTACTGGGATCTTGAACCAATGAGCCAGATCCGAATAACCTAAACTCCCGGAAGAAAGAGGATAAAACTCTTTCTTTTGCATTTTTTCGAATTGAGTATCCCCATCCTCGTCCGCCCAAACCTCTGCGTAAGGCACCAAGGAAATCCCATCATACGGAAGAGAAGAAGGATCGAATGCGAAAATCGGACTACAAATGGAAAAAGATAAAAAAGTGAACGAGAGTTTACAAAAAACTCTCCAAGACAAAAAATTCTGAATGTCTAAAAGTCCTTTCACTCTTTCTAAAAAACCGGAGGGAAAAGTTTGACTTCTGGCGGATCGGCAAGCAAGTCAAAATTCTCCCTTCGGAGACTAAAAGAGGATTTTAGCCTTTTTTGCTTTTAGACGCCGCATCTTTTATGAGTCCTGCGGCAATTTCGTTCCTCTGGATCTGGCTTGTGCCTTCGTAGATTTGTAGGATTTTAGCGTCCCTGTAAAATTTTTCCACAGGATATTCTTTGGTGTATCCGTATCCGCCGAAAATTTGCACCGCGTCGGATGCCACTTGGACCGAAGAATCGGATGCATAACATTTTGCCATCGCGGAAAATTTTGCTGCGTCTTTATGAAAAGTCTCCGCATACACGCCTGCTTTGTAGGTGAGAAGCCTGGAACCTTCTATCTTGATCGCCATGTCGGCAAGCATATGCTGGATCGCCTGGAAAGAAGAGATTGTAGTTCCGAACTGTTCTCTTTCTCTAGAGTATTCGATCGCAGCATCGAATGCACCCTGCATCAAACCTACTGCCCCTGCCGCAACCGCCGGTCTGGAAAGGATCAATGTTTTGAACGCATGCAAGAATCCCATATTCTCTTTTCCACCCAAAAGATTTTCTTCCGGGATCTCACAGTCTTCCATGATGAGCTGTCTTGTTTCGGAACATCTGATCCCCAACTTGTCTTCCTTCTTTCCGAAAGAAAATCCTTTGGTCCCTTTTTCAATAATGAAACAAGAGATCCCTCTTGGGCCTCTGTCCTTGTCGGTTATCGCAAACACTGTATAGATATCAGCTTGGCCGGCGCTACTAATCCATTGTTTGGTACCGTTCAGAACATAACGGTCCCCTTTTTTCACTGCACTGGTCGCCATCGCAGGAACGTCTGAACCTGCTCCTGGTTCCGACAAACCGAATGCAGCTGTCTTTTCACCCGAGGCGAGAAGAGGAAGCCATTTGTCTTTTTGGGCTTTGGTTCCACCTACATCGATTGGCAGAGCTCCTAGTTTTGTAGAAGTGAATGCGGTATTTACTCCCAAACATCCCCAGGAAATTTCCTCTGCGAGTACGATACCTCCCATCATTCCATAACCTAGTCCGCCATGTTCTTCGTCGAACAATGCCTGGTACAATCCTGCTTCTTTAAATTTTTGTAAAATAGCTTTCGGATACTCGTTGTTTTCGTCGTAGTGCATTCTGTTCGGAACGACTTCCTTTCTGACTACGTCCCTGACCAGTTCTCTGAGTTGTATTAATTCCTCTGGTAATTCGAATTGAAGCGGTGAATTCAAGCTTGCCTCCCAATGATATTCTTTTTCAAATTCGGATATTGATTCCTAGGCAATCTTTAGAATAAGGGACTGAATGATCAAGCGAAGCTTTTCGCTCCGCTTGCAAGAATGGATGGATGGTTTGTTATACGAACTAAAAAGAAAGATCTAAATGATTATTTTAGATTCCAGGCCAGAACGCCCAATAATACAAACTTCAGCACCTCCCATTTTTCCATCTTAGGTCTTCCGTTCCATACAAGACCTAAACTTAAGAACGCAAAGAAGAACCAAACTCCAAAGCCTGAATACATGGCCAGAGATATCTTTCCTAGTTTCAAAAGTTTTAATAGATAAACGGAAAGTCCGGCAAGAACTAGAAACTGCAAGATCCCATAGACCTTTTTGGAAGTTGAAATTGTCGGATCGAATTTAACGTAAGTGGATCTGTTGATTTCTGGGACCTTCTTCTCTCCTCCCAATGAATCAGGTCTCCAGTCCGGTTTTTTGATAAGAAGAAGAAGTTTATCTTTCCAACTGGGAGTGGCCTTTACTAAATTCCAAAGGGAAATATACACATGTAAATTTGCCCAAATAGGATTGAATGTAGGAAGAGGTTCCGTCAGTCCATAGATCGGCTCCTTCTTCTCCTCCGCATATGTTCCAAACCAGCGATCCCAGAGAATCAATATGCCACCGTGATTCTTATCCAAGTATTCAGGATCTCTTCCGTGATGGACCCTATGATGAGAAGGAGTCAAAAGGACTTTTTCCATCCAACCCAATTTTCCGATCAATCGAGTGTGAACCCAAAATTGATAGATCTTCAAGATCCCATGGCAGATAAAGAACATCCACCAAGGAATTCCAAGAAGAGCCAAAGGAAGATTGAAAGCATATTCAAAAATCCTTTGGAACATGGATTGGCGAAGTGCCACAGTTAGATTAAATTCTTCGCTGGAATGATGGGTCACATGACATGCCCAGAGAAGATGGATCTCATGAGTTGCGCGATGAAACCAATAATAAATAAAATCCACAGCGATCAGAACGAATGTCCATGCAAGAAAAGACTCTAAATTGAATTCCCAACCGTTAGAGGTTTTCGACAAAGGAGAAGAAGATGGAAATTCCCCAAAATGAAAAAGACTTTGGACGGAATAATATATTCTAATTTTATCATACAGGAGAATGGCGCCCAATGTAATGACCACTCCAGTAAAGGAATACAGTATCCCAGTCGCCAAATCGGAAACGGAATCATTCCATCTATAAACTGACCTTCTTCTTCCCCATAAAAATTCCAACAAAGCTAGTCCGAGGAAAAAAGGAACTGCCTTGTCTAAAATCGTTTCTTGCATATCGCAAACACTCAACTGCCTAGTTTACTGTATTTAAAAATTTTGCCAATTTACGGACCAAAAACCTAGGAGTGATCCGGATCGATTGTGCCATTACCTTGTTTGCCATTCCTGAGATCACTACAACCTTTCCTGCTTTTACTCCTTGGTATCCTACCTTTGCCACATAAGCCGGGTCCGCTTTAGGAACAAGACTGCTATTTAAGATCGCAGACTTATCCATTTCCGCTCTTTTAAAAAATTCGGTTTTAGTAGGCCCGGGACAAAGACAGGTTACGTTCACTCCGTCTTTACGAACTTCTTCCGCAAGACCTTCCGAGAAGAATAGAACGTACGCCTTGGAAGCATAATAATTCGTCATCATTGGACCTGGCTGGAAAGCTGCAGTAGAAGCCACGTTCAGAATTTTTCCTGTATGTCTTTCTCTCATATCTTTTAGAAAAAGATGAGTTAATTCCACAAGAGAAGTCACATTGACTTGGATCAGATCCAATTCTTCTTTCAGATCTAAAGAATGGAATTTTCCATTTGTTCCAAAGCCTGCGTTATTCACCAGAAGATCCACGATCGCTTTTTTCTTTTTGGCGAAGTCGTAAATTTTTTTAGGAGATTTTGGATCGGATAAATCTGCGGAAAGAACTTCTACATTTGCCCCCAAACTTTCCATTTCCTTTTTTACAGAGTTCAAGGTTTTGAGATTTCTCGCTACAAGAATGAGATCGTAACCATCTTTTGCGGCCAATTTGGAAATTTCATAACCGATGCCTACGCTTGCTCCGGTAATTAATGCTGTTTTTTTCATGATCTATAAGATTCCTTTTCGAAAGAGTAAAAGCGCTTTTTATCGCAGCCAATTTTAGATTTAGATTTCCTTTCAGGAAAGTAGAAATTAAAAATCCGCGGCAGTTCCCATTCTTTCTGATCAAACCTATGAAAAAGACTTTACCATACTACTTGTATTTGAATGATCCTAGGCTCTTATGATAAAACTATACGGTTATCCGATCAGCAATTATACGAATAAGGTCAAATTGGCACTTTTAGAAAAAGGTTTGGAGTTCGAAGAAATTCGTACACCCTTCTCCCAAGAAGAGGAGTTTTTAGAAAAAAGCCCAATGGGAAAAATTCCTTACCTTGAAGTGGATGGAAAATATCTGGTAGAATCCCAGGCAATTATAGAATTTTTAGAAGATGCTTATCCGAATAGCAAACGTTTGATCCCAGCAGATCCATTCGAAGCGGCTCAAGTTAGAACGATTATTTCCTTTATCGAAAATTATATCGATATTCCAGCCCGCAGATTGTACGAATCGATTGTAGAAGGTAAAACAATCTCTCCTGAAACTGTAGAACTAACAAAACTCGCGATCCAAAAAGGAGCGAGAGCACTTTCGAGAGTGGCAAAATTTTCTCCTTATATTGCAGGCAAAGAATTTACAGCTGCCGACTGCTCCGCGTTTGCCACCTTTCAGATCATAAACGATCATATCGCGGATTGGATCTCTCCAAATCCACTCTTCGAAATTCCAGGATTACAAGCATATCTGGATATGATGATGCAGAATCCAAACGCCGCAAAAGTGGACAAACCAAAGTCAGTCGTAATGAAAGCTTTAAAGAGACTCCGAAAATAGATCGGATCTAAAGTTCAGATTTTGTGCGCTGCGTTTTCTCTGAGAAAAATTCGGTTCAAACCTAGTTGCAAAAAATCTGGTTGACTGGCTCGGTTCACAAATTAACCTGCTGGTGTCTTTATGGAAGCAGAGAAAGTCATTTCGGTCCCTATCAAAGAACTTCCTCACTTAAAAGTGATCCTAGCCGGATGGTATAATTTTTTAAAGGATAGTTACGATCAGAAAACGATAGACGCAAACGCCTTTAAAGACTCTTTAAAGACGAATGTGGTCTACAATATTGATTCCGACCAGATAGAATTACTACTTTCAGGCACGGAACAGTTGCTTCAAAGCTTCCGCAAAAAACTTTCTTAAAGCCGCTCAAGCTACTAAATCATAGAGTTTTAATAGAGCGTCCGGTTCAGGATCTCGTCCCAGAAAACGTTTGAATAGGATCATCGCGTTTTCGGAGCCTCCTTTTTCCAAGATCTCAGTTCTGTATTTTGCCGCCAGATCCTCGTCAAAAATCCCCTTGGACCTGAACGCAAAAAAGGCGTCCGCTGCCAGAAGTTCCGCCCATTTATAACTATAATAACCTGCCGCATATCCTCCTGAGAAAATATGCCCAAATCCGTTCTGGAACTTGTTATATTCAGGAGGAAAAAGAACGCTTATATCTTTTCGAACTAAATCCAGAATATTCTGCACTTCTTCTTCCGAATACTTTTGGAGATGGATCCTTATATCAAAAATTCCGAATTCTAGCTGACGGACAACTCCCATCGCAGCCAAAAAGTTCTTAGTATCTTTTAATTTTTGCGCCAATTCTTTTGGGATAGGTTTTCCTGTTTCATAATGAAATGCGAAGAAGTTTAACACTTCCGGCTCATATGCAAAATTTTCCAAAAACTGAGAAGGAAATTCCACTGCATCCCATTCTACACCATTGATCCCGCTGACAGGAGGCTCTTCTATTTTTGCACAAAGATGATGGAGAGCATGTCCCATCTCATGGAAAAATGTGACAACATCCGAATGATTTAAAAGAGAAGGAGCTGAATCCTTAGAAGGAGGAAAATTACAAACCACGAATGCAGAAGGTAGGATCATCCTATTTGGAAGCCTATTACGGGTTTCCCAATGGTTCATCCAGGCCCCGCCCTGTTTGTCCTTTCTTGCCTCCAGATCCAAATATAACCTTGCGATAATTTCGGAGCCGTTTCTGACGTGATAGACTTCCGTTTTAGGATCCCAAATCGGAGCGTTCGTCTTCTCAAATTTTAATCCTAAAAGTTTTTCCAAAAAGGAGAAGGTCCCTTTTACAACTGTACTCTTTTCGAAGTAAGGACGGGTCTCTTCTTCGTCAAAATCGTAATTTTTCTTCTTTAACTTCTCGGAAACATAAGCGCTATCAAATGCTTGGAAATCTGGAATGTGAATGGATGAAGCGAATTTTTTGAGTTCTGAAATTTCCTTCTCCGCTATTGGCCTAGCTAGTTTACCGATTCTTTGTAGGAAGTCCAGCACCTGTTCCGGAGAATCCGCAACCTTAGTTGCCAGAGAAGCTTCTGCGTAATTTTTATATCCGAGTAAGTTAGCGGACTCGTCTCTTAAAGCCAGTATCTCTTCTAAAATTTTACCGTTGCCGGGGGCACGAGTTACATAGGCCTTGTACAATTCTTCTCTTTTGGAACGATTGCTTCCATAAGTCATATAACAATTATAACTCGGGAACTGAAGAGTGAAGGAGTAAGTCCCATCCTCATTTCTGTATAATGCCTTGTCGGACTCTGGAATCTCTTTTACATCTTCTTCAGATTCGATTTTCATTTCGAAAGAATTTGTGGAATCCAAAAGATTTTGAGAAAATTGGTTAGAAAGGTCTGACAACCTAAGTTGTATTTCTTGCAGACGATTTTTTTTATCTTCCGGAAGCCCTACTCCGCCCAATTTGAATTGAAGGATTGCATCTTCCAGAACCTTGTTCTTTGGTCTGTCTAGTGAAGACTTTTCTTTCTCATAAATTTGAGAGTATAATTTGAATAATTCTTCGTTCTGTCCTAACTCAGTATAAAATTCGGTAATCTCAGGTAGGATCTCAGTATAATGTTCTTTTGTTTCTTCGCTGTTCTTAACACTATTTAGGTGAGAAAGTACCGTAAATTCTTCCTGCAATTCCTCAATGGAATCGTTTAGAGGTCGTATTACGGACTCGTAATTTACATCCTTCTTTCGGATTATATCTTCCAAAACCTTTTTAGAGTTTTGTATTTTCTCTCGCACCTTCTCCTTTTGGTAAGAAAGTGCGATTTGGGGAAATTCTCTGAATAGAACTGCTGGACTCATCGATTCCAGACTTTCTCCTCCCGAATGGAAAAGCATCAATTTTCCATCTTGACAAGATTGAAAAACTGATTCGAATTCCTCCATTCCGACCCTTTCTTATGAGATCTTATCTTCTGATTCCTATATTCTTTTTGTATTTGGGCTGCACAAGTCCACCTTTGCCTGTATTCCAAACTACCGAAGGGATCTGTCCTAAGTCGGATCTTTTCGTTTTATCCCAGCCTGAGATAGATGTGCAAACTGGGAATGACCTGGTCGGGATCTATTGTAAGGCGAATATCACGCCGATTGGATTCGAATGGGAAATTAGTTTAGTGTTTCAAGATGAGATCCATCCAAACGCATTGAAGGATTTTTTCTATAGGATATACAGAAGAGTCCGTTACGGTAGGACCTACGACATTGAATCCTTTTTGGTCCGATTAGAACCGGATGGTAAAACTTTTCAACTAGATCTAAAGAATGTTTACTCAGGAGATCAGATCTTCCAAGAGGACCCGGTTGTTCATAAGGATAGGATACTTTCTTCTTCTATTTTGGAAAATAGAAGTTCAATGCCTATTCTTTATGTGAATACCTGGAATCATATGTTTGGGGAGAAGGACAATAACCCGGAGCTTTCCAAGCAAGAGATCCAAATTTCCGAGTTTCGCTTCGGATCCAGAAGCCAACTGGACGGGTATTTCGGGACTTACTGAAGCCGAAAAAGCCTTTTCCGAGCAGAGGATCTCAAAATCCTGGAAGAAACTAAAAACGAAGCAGGAGTTCTCACAATGGCTAAAATCCCTACTTCCCCCTTTGCGGAACTAGGCCCCAAAACTCCGGTGGAAACCGGAACCGTAAAACGGGGTATTTACGGTAGATATCTAGAAGAATTTACCGAAGGAGCAATTTTCGAACATCCGAGAGAACTGACCATCGATCGTTCTTTTGCTCAAGAGTTTGCTACTACTTTTATGGAAGCGAACCCTCTTTATCTTTCCGCTCCTTACGCGCAAGCTCATGGATTCAAAGATCTATTAGTTTCTCCTTTGATGGTGTTCAACGTGGCGCTTTCTCTCGGAGTTCAAAACGATTCCGAAAAAGCGTTAGCGAATCTTGGATACTATGACGTTCAATTCCTGAAACCTGTGTATCCTGGAGATACCCTTTCCGCTAAAACCAAAATTATCAAAATAGATGATAAGGGTGCGGACAAACCTGGAATCGTTCATGTTCGTACGATCTGTTTGAACCAAAACAGGGAACTAGTACTTCAATACGAAAGAAAGATCATGATCTATCATTCTAACGGAAAGCCGAAAGGAACTCCGAAACCTGTGATCAAAGAAGCTTTCTTCCCGGAAACTGATAGCCCTGTTATCGAACTTCCTGAGCTAAAATTTCCCAAAGGTTTCGAAACCGCTACTTGGTCAGATACTTATTTCGAAAATTTCGCGGCAGGTCAGATCTATATCCACCAAAACGGCAGAACGATCACTGACGAACATTTCCCTTGGACCTATAGAGTAGGTAACACTCACCCACTTCATTACGATAAATTGTATTCTTCCGGAATTTCCGGCCCAATGGGTGGAGAACCTGTCGTTTACGGAGGACTCGTATTCGCATGGTTATGTGGACTTTCTTCTAGAGATGTGACTGAGAATGTTCTTTGGGATCTTGGATTTACCGAAGGATATCATACTCAACCTTCTTTCAGTGGGGACACTGTGACTGCGATCACCAGAGTTCTAGCTGTAAAGGACAGAGGGACCGAATTCGGTATTCCTGCGGGAGAAGTTCATCTTCAGTTCATCGGTCTGAAAAACATCAAGGCGAACGACGCCTTCGAAAAATTCGGAGCCGATCTATTCTTAAAAGAGAACGATAAGAAAAAACACGGTAAGGAAAAACTTCCTGAGAAAATTTTCGAGATCGAAAGAAAGATCTTAGTTAAGAAGAAGTAAGAGACTCAGAGGTTAAAAGAGTCGCTAAGATTTTTCCACACAGAGCCACGAAGACACAAAGAGATTTCTTTGGTTTAATAAACTAAGAGACAACTCCGTGGCTCAGTGCCTCTGTGTGAGACTGCCCCTGTGCCTCTTTTATCTCAGTATCTTTACCCCTCTAAGGTCGCGCTCATTGAGCCTTTGGAGGCGGGAAGCAAAGGATCCGGTCCATAATTTAAGATCAGATCTTGGATATGTTCTGCGTGTTCTAATTCACCGGCAAACACTACCGTCTTTTTCTGAGCGTCTACTTCTACAGCATGACCGAAAGCTTGCTCTGGAGTCATCTTACATACGTCCATGAGCATAGTGATCACATATTCGTAAGTATGTTCGTTATCATCCCATAAAACCACTCTCCAGGGTCCTCCGATCTGCACCGGTTCTTCTGTGGTGGTTTCTTCTATCGAGGGTGAGTTAGGCATGACACGAAATCTTAATGCCCGGCAAAATACCGGGCTATTTGGATTGGACTGCTTTTTTTGCTAGTTCCACTATGTTTTTGGATCTAAGACCGAAATAATCCAGAAGCCCGGACCAGGTGCCGGATTTACCGAAACTGTCCTTCATTCCCAGCTTTAGAACACGCACAGGATGTTCTTCGGATAAGAATTCGCTGACTGCAGAACCCAGTCCACCGATCACATTATGCTCTTCGCAGGTAACAACTGCACCGCAAAGTTTAGCATATTTTAATATAGCTTCTTTATCGATAGGCTTAATGGTCGCCATATTCAAAAGAGTGGCTTGGATACCTTCTGCTTCCAGCTCTTTTACAGCGATCATTGCTTCGTTTACCAGAACTCCGTTTGCGATGATAAGAACGTCTTTACCTTCTCTCATCACTTCAGCTTTTCCGATCTCGAATTTATAATTTTCTCTTTCGATCAAAGGAAGATTCGGACGGCCTACTCTTACGTAAACAGGTCCCTTATAATCTGCAATTGCATGAATGATCTGTTTTGTTTCGTTATAATCGGAAGGACAGATCACTACCATTTCAGGAATGGCTCTCATAGTGGCAAAATCTTCGATACATTGGTGAGAAGCCCCGTCCTCACCAACTGTAATTCCACCGTGAGAAGCTACTAATTTCACGTTCAAGAAAGGATAAACTACGCTATTACGCACTACTTCCCAGGCTCTTCCGGATAAAAACATCGCGAAAGAAGAAGCAAATGGAACGTAACCTGAAAGAGCGAGTCCGGCTGCATGCCCCACTAAATTCTGCTCTGCAACCCCTACGTTGAAAAAACGATCCGGAAATGCTTTTGCGAATTTATTGGTTTTAGTAGAACCGGAAAGATCCGCGTCTAGTACTACGATATCGGAACGCCCGGCACCTAATTCGTGCAATGCGTCTCCGTAACCGTCTCTGGTTGCTTTTTGATCTGCGCTAGATGCGGATACTGCTCCCATTAACCTTTCAATGCTCCTGCTTTATCAGTTCTTTCCCAGGTGAATGTTTCTCCACTTCTTCCGAAATGTCCGTAAGCGGCGGTTTCCCTGTATTTTCTTCCCTTATCCAATAACTGTAAGGACTCAGTGATCCCTCTTGGAGTCAGTTTGAAGTTTGCTTTAATTCTTTTAACGATCTCTTCTTCGGAAAGTTTACCTGTTCCAAAAGTGTCCACATGAACCGAAACTGGCTCAGCTACACCGATCGCATAAGCCAACTGCACCTCACATTGGGATGCAAGACCTGCAGCTACCACGTTTTTCGCGATATATCTACCCATGTAAGCAGCGGAACGGTCCACTTTGGAAGGATCTTTTCCGGAGAATGCTCCACCACCATGTCTTCCGAAACCACCGTAAGTATCCACAATGATCTTACGTCCGGTCAGACCTGTATCTCCGTGAGGCCCACCGATAATGAACTGTCCGGTAGGGTTAATAAAATATTTCGTATCTTTCAAGAAATTGGCAGGGATGACCTTCTTGATACATTGCTCAATTACAGATTCTTCGATCTGTTTGTGAGAAACATCAGGAGAGTGTTGAGTGGAAATCACAACGGTGTCCACACGAACCGGTTTACCGTTCTTGTATTCCACGGTTACCTGGGACTTAGCGTCCGGACGAAGCCATTTTAATGTGCCGTTATGTCGAAGACCGGATAAATGCCTTACTAATTCATGGGAATAGTAGATCGGCATAGGCATCAGTTCAGGAGTTTCGTCGATTGCGAAACCGAACATCAAACCTTGGTCTCCAGCTCCTTGCTCCTTAAACAGACCTTCTCCCTCTGTAACACCTTGAGAAATATCAGGACTTTGGGCGTGAATATGGGAAGAAACCACTGCAAACTCAGCATCGAATCCAAGGGAAACATCGTTGTATCCGATATCCTTGATTACGTTTCTTGCGATCTCTACTGCGTCAATTTTTCCCTTGCTGGTAACTTCTCCGGCAACTACTACCAAATTGGTAGTCACTAAAGTCTCGCAGGCTACCCTGGATTTAAGATCCTGAGCTAGATACG
Above is a genomic segment from Leptospira johnsonii containing:
- a CDS encoding glutathione S-transferase family protein gives rise to the protein MIKLYGYPISNYTNKVKLALLEKGLEFEEIRTPFSQEEEFLEKSPMGKIPYLEVDGKYLVESQAIIEFLEDAYPNSKRLIPADPFEAAQVRTIISFIENYIDIPARRLYESIVEGKTISPETVELTKLAIQKGARALSRVAKFSPYIAGKEFTAADCSAFATFQIINDHIADWISPNPLFEIPGLQAYLDMMMQNPNAAKVDKPKSVVMKALKRLRK
- a CDS encoding MaoC family dehydratase, with the protein product MAKIPTSPFAELGPKTPVETGTVKRGIYGRYLEEFTEGAIFEHPRELTIDRSFAQEFATTFMEANPLYLSAPYAQAHGFKDLLVSPLMVFNVALSLGVQNDSEKALANLGYYDVQFLKPVYPGDTLSAKTKIIKIDDKGADKPGIVHVRTICLNQNRELVLQYERKIMIYHSNGKPKGTPKPVIKEAFFPETDSPVIELPELKFPKGFETATWSDTYFENFAAGQIYIHQNGRTITDEHFPWTYRVGNTHPLHYDKLYSSGISGPMGGEPVVYGGLVFAWLCGLSSRDVTENVLWDLGFTEGYHTQPSFSGDTVTAITRVLAVKDRGTEFGIPAGEVHLQFIGLKNIKANDAFEKFGADLFLKENDKKKHGKEKLPEKIFEIERKILVKKK
- a CDS encoding transketolase family protein translates to MGAVSASSADQKATRDGYGDALHELGAGRSDIVVLDADLSGSTKTNKFAKAFPDRFFNVGVAEQNLVGHAAGLALSGYVPFASSFAMFLSGRAWEVVRNSVVYPFLNVKLVASHGGITVGEDGASHQCIEDFATMRAIPEMVVICPSDYNETKQIIHAIADYKGPVYVRVGRPNLPLIERENYKFEIGKAEVMREGKDVLIIANGVLVNEAMIAVKELEAEGIQATLLNMATIKPIDKEAILKYAKLCGAVVTCEEHNVIGGLGSAVSEFLSEEHPVRVLKLGMKDSFGKSGTWSGLLDYFGLRSKNIVELAKKAVQSK
- a CDS encoding M3 family metallopeptidase, whose protein sequence is MLFHSGGESLESMSPAVLFREFPQIALSYQKEKVREKIQNSKKVLEDIIRKKDVNYESVIRPLNDSIEELQEEFTVLSHLNSVKNSEETKEHYTEILPEITEFYTELGQNEELFKLYSQIYEKEKSSLDRPKNKVLEDAILQFKLGGVGLPEDKKNRLQEIQLRLSDLSNQFSQNLLDSTNSFEMKIESEEDVKEIPESDKALYRNEDGTYSFTLQFPSYNCYMTYGSNRSKREELYKAYVTRAPGNGKILEEILALRDESANLLGYKNYAEASLATKVADSPEQVLDFLQRIGKLARPIAEKEISELKKFASSIHIPDFQAFDSAYVSEKLKKKNYDFDEEETRPYFEKSTVVKGTFSFLEKLLGLKFEKTNAPIWDPKTEVYHVRNGSEIIARLYLDLEARKDKQGGAWMNHWETRNRLPNRMILPSAFVVCNFPPSKDSAPSLLNHSDVVTFFHEMGHALHHLCAKIEEPPVSGINGVEWDAVEFPSQFLENFAYEPEVLNFFAFHYETGKPIPKELAQKLKDTKNFLAAMGVVRQLEFGIFDIRIHLQKYSEEEVQNILDLVRKDISVLFPPEYNKFQNGFGHIFSGGYAAGYYSYKWAELLAADAFFAFRSKGIFDEDLAAKYRTEILEKGGSENAMILFKRFLGRDPEPDALLKLYDLVA
- the lsa23 gene encoding surface adhesion protein Lsa23; translation: MRSYLLIPIFFLYLGCTSPPLPVFQTTEGICPKSDLFVLSQPEIDVQTGNDLVGIYCKANITPIGFEWEISLVFQDEIHPNALKDFFYRIYRRVRYGRTYDIESFLVRLEPDGKTFQLDLKNVYSGDQIFQEDPVVHKDRILSSSILENRSSMPILYVNTWNHMFGEKDNNPELSKQEIQISEFRFGSRSQLDGYFGTY
- a CDS encoding ATP-dependent Clp protease adaptor ClpS gives rise to the protein MPNSPSIEETTTEEPVQIGGPWRVVLWDDNEHTYEYVITMLMDVCKMTPEQAFGHAVEVDAQKKTVVFAGELEHAEHIQDLILNYGPDPLLPASKGSMSATLEG